Proteins co-encoded in one Maylandia zebra isolate NMK-2024a linkage group LG16, Mzebra_GT3a, whole genome shotgun sequence genomic window:
- the LOC101464856 gene encoding gamma-crystallin M3 → MGRIIFYEDRNFQGRSYECMSDCSDMSNYLSRCHSCRVESGCFMVYDRPNFMGNQYFMRRGEYADYMSMMGMRDCIRSCRMIPMHRGQFRMRIYERENFGGQMYELMDDCDSIMDRYRMSDCMSCNVMDGHWLMYEQPHYRGRMMYMRPGEYRSFRDMGMSGMRFMSMRRIMDM, encoded by the exons ATGGGCAGG ATCATCTTCTACGAGGACAGGAACTTCCAGGGTCGCTCCTATGAGTGCATGAGCGACTGCTCTGACATGTCCAACTACCTGAGCAGGTGTCACTCCTGCAGGGTGGAGAGCGGCTGCTTCATGGTCTATGACCGCCCCAACTTCATGGGAAACCAGTATTTCATGAGGAGGGGCGAGTACGCTGACTACATGAGCATGATGGGCATGAGGGACTGCATCAGGTCTTGCCGTATGATCCCCATG CACAGAGGCCAGTTCAGGATGAGGATCTATGAGAGGGAGAACTTCGGTGGTCAGATGTACGAGCTGATGGACGACTGCGACAGCATCATGGACCGCTACCGCATGTCCGACTGCATGTCCTGCAACGTGATGGATGGCCACTGGCTGATGTACGAGCAGCCCCACTACAGAGGCAGGATGATGTACATGAGGCCCGGAGAGTATAGGAGCTTCAGGGACATGGGAATGAGCGGGATGAGGTTCATGAGCATGAGGCGCATCAtggacatgtaa